The proteins below come from a single Caulobacter segnis ATCC 21756 genomic window:
- the bcsQ gene encoding cellulose biosynthesis protein BcsQ produces MVLVVVSSPKGGVGKTTLVANLAVALRRRGRQVTAVDFDSQNALRFLLAPNHEDDLGVARCTARGLPWSAALVGGIDGVRVAPYGEASTAERLRMKDMLVQEALSEALSGLARSPDEIVIADTTPGEGRMQERLEALADIKLIVLLADAGSMALVPTYRDGLMLRPLSERPDTFGVLNQVDPRRRLSRDIADFISVNAPERFIGVVHYDEALAEAAARGEPVVGAAPGSVAALDIDMIAGRLDRLTAPGSY; encoded by the coding sequence ATGGTTCTTGTTGTCGTGTCGTCGCCCAAGGGGGGCGTGGGAAAGACGACACTTGTCGCCAACCTGGCCGTGGCCTTGCGCCGCCGGGGGCGACAGGTGACCGCCGTCGATTTCGACTCCCAGAACGCTCTGCGCTTCCTCCTGGCCCCCAATCACGAAGACGACCTTGGCGTGGCGCGCTGCACCGCGCGCGGGCTGCCTTGGTCGGCCGCGCTCGTCGGCGGGATCGATGGCGTGCGGGTCGCGCCCTACGGCGAGGCCTCAACGGCCGAGCGCCTGCGCATGAAGGACATGCTGGTCCAGGAAGCGCTGTCCGAAGCCCTGAGCGGCCTGGCGCGCTCGCCCGACGAGATCGTCATCGCCGACACCACGCCGGGCGAGGGGCGCATGCAGGAGCGCCTCGAGGCCCTGGCGGACATCAAGCTGATCGTCCTGCTGGCCGACGCCGGCTCGATGGCGCTGGTGCCCACCTATCGCGACGGCCTGATGCTGCGTCCGCTCTCGGAGCGACCCGACACCTTCGGCGTCCTCAACCAGGTGGATCCGCGACGCCGGCTCAGCCGTGACATCGCCGACTTCATTTCCGTAAATGCGCCCGAGCGGTTCATCGGCGTCGTGCACTATGACGAGGCGCTGGCCGAGGCCGCGGCGCGGGGCGAGCCCGTGGTCGGCGCCGCGCCGGGCAGCGTGGCGGCGCTTGACATCGACATGATCGCGGGTCGCCTTGATCGACTGACAGCTCCGGGGTCCTACTGA
- a CDS encoding calcium-binding protein, translating to MATYTFSKITAAEAKRFNILSYDTLVFTSGSATDVVIDFFPQSNGYGSYQLTLGSRSVSFPQAGVNFGLPAAATADRIKFSDGSHLFVGGVADDFFEPTAAQASHVIAAFGGAGDDILTGGDANDHLVGGVGDDTLDGAGGDDSLEGGDGADTLIGGDGDDTLDGGAGADTLQGGSGADILIGGAGNDTLDGGSGNDTLTGGAGADTLTGGRGDDTLDGGAGADVLVGGVGKDILIGGAGDDTLTGGAGADTLSGGSGADVFVFGASDSLPSAPDHILDFDGEDSLDFQGLTAATITNYQLLPSAATFDSALAAANAAFTAKAALVYVGVQVGDDFYVFADTLAVHQVGAAVALNDVSGFDALIGIV from the coding sequence ATGGCGACCTACACCTTCTCCAAGATTACGGCCGCCGAGGCGAAACGCTTCAATATCCTGAGCTACGACACCCTGGTCTTCACCTCGGGCTCGGCGACGGATGTCGTGATCGACTTCTTCCCGCAATCGAATGGCTATGGCTCCTACCAGCTGACTCTGGGGTCGCGGTCGGTGTCCTTCCCGCAGGCGGGCGTGAACTTCGGCCTGCCGGCGGCCGCGACCGCCGACCGGATCAAGTTCTCGGACGGCTCGCATCTGTTCGTCGGCGGCGTCGCCGACGACTTCTTCGAGCCGACCGCCGCGCAGGCCAGCCACGTCATCGCGGCGTTCGGCGGCGCGGGCGACGACATCCTGACCGGCGGCGACGCCAACGACCACCTGGTCGGCGGCGTGGGTGACGACACCCTGGACGGCGCGGGCGGAGACGACAGCCTGGAAGGCGGCGACGGCGCAGACACCCTGATCGGGGGCGACGGCGACGACACGCTGGACGGCGGTGCGGGCGCCGACACGCTGCAGGGCGGTTCGGGCGCCGACATCCTGATCGGCGGCGCGGGCAACGACACGCTCGACGGCGGTTCTGGAAATGACACCCTGACGGGCGGCGCGGGCGCCGACACCCTGACCGGCGGCCGCGGCGACGATACGCTCGATGGCGGCGCCGGCGCCGACGTCCTGGTGGGCGGCGTGGGCAAGGACATCCTGATCGGCGGCGCGGGCGATGACACCCTGACCGGCGGCGCGGGCGCGGACACCCTCTCGGGCGGCTCGGGCGCCGACGTCTTCGTGTTCGGAGCCTCGGACTCGCTGCCGTCCGCGCCGGACCACATCCTCGACTTCGATGGCGAGGACTCTCTGGACTTCCAGGGCCTGACGGCGGCCACCATCACGAACTACCAGCTGCTGCCCAGCGCGGCCACGTTCGACAGCGCCCTGGCCGCGGCCAACGCCGCGTTCACCGCCAAGGCGGCTCTCGTATATGTCGGGGTGCAGGTGGGAGACGACTTCTATGTCTTCGCCGATACGCTGGCCGTGCACCAAGTCGGCGCCGCGGTGGCGCTGAACGATGTCTCGGGCTTCGACGCCCTGATCGGGATCGTCTAA
- a CDS encoding TonB-dependent receptor domain-containing protein, which produces MSYRHILFSGAAALACALATASTAQTTAPAPEQDAATVEQVVVTGSRIRTPNLQSNVPVTSISAAQVQNTGIVSVGDILNELPSIRSTFSSSNSTRFIGTAGLNFLDLRGLGTTRTLVLVNGRRHVSSSEGSNEVDTNTIPTDLIDRIDVVTGGNSAIYGSDAIGGVVNFVLKRNFEGLQLRAQDGISSRGDGNAWFVSGTAGRNFAEDRGNVALSVEYAKQEDIYFSDRRQFRERGGFVIVDSDPAGSPNGSDGIPDRIFVSDIHSLLLSEGGTFQPSCTAGNPLTCRPDGRARLFRFQQDGTLREADYGQDFRPLANSSAGGDGSTLRRYGQLQPQTERLAVNLIGHFDVNRAFRPYVEAKYVRNKVFQQSSPSFDQPLLLNSGDQISLDNPFLSAETRAFIAARLPAGATTFRLNRNNLDLGVREESIRRETYRAVLGAEGDIGDAWRYDVSATYGEFKKRTLSRNNRVEQRYAYALDAVRSPTGQIVCRVTVDPTARVPYAPDLASYVAGDVAACVPLNPFGEGAPSEAAKAYVNTTSRSDGKQTQAVFSGSISGDTSPWFSLPAGPIGLAAGAEYRRETAREEYDELVRRGGTFLNAIPIFDPPAFSVKEAFAEIRVPVLANLPWAEELSVNGAVRGADYSGATGKVLAYNAGVIYAPIRDVRFRANYSKSVRAPLLAELYSAPSQNFASVSDPCDVANIGSGTATRAANCAAAGIPVGFINDEARAATTEITSAGNPRLGEETAKSWTIGAVLQPRFVPGLTVSVDYYDIKLANVISSVAPQQVLNNCYDAANLDNAFCALFQRDPTTKFFVPGSLQDTSLNFAKRRARGVDSDINYRFDLPQDSGTVNLRGTVTYVVQRDNYPFIDDPNRPDQILYELGDPRWAFNISAQWRKDKLTVGYQGRYIGKMSVDVIENIKSVGGRPPQNADFATINYYPDVMYHDLTAEYAINGNYTVYGGMENVFDRLPPYRLTGAGEGSGIYDNRGRYMYLGVKANF; this is translated from the coding sequence ATGTCTTATCGCCATATTTTGTTCTCCGGCGCGGCCGCCTTGGCGTGCGCGCTGGCCACGGCCTCGACGGCTCAGACCACGGCTCCGGCGCCTGAGCAGGACGCCGCGACGGTCGAGCAGGTGGTCGTCACGGGCTCGCGCATCCGTACGCCGAACCTGCAATCGAACGTGCCGGTGACCAGCATCAGCGCCGCCCAGGTCCAGAACACCGGCATCGTGTCGGTCGGCGACATCCTGAACGAGCTGCCCTCGATCCGTTCGACGTTCTCGTCGTCCAATTCGACCCGCTTCATCGGCACGGCCGGTCTGAACTTCCTCGACCTGCGTGGCCTCGGCACCACGCGGACCCTGGTCCTGGTCAACGGCCGTCGCCACGTGTCGTCGTCGGAAGGCTCCAACGAGGTCGACACCAACACCATCCCGACCGACCTGATCGACCGCATCGACGTGGTCACCGGCGGCAACTCGGCCATCTACGGTTCGGACGCCATCGGCGGCGTCGTCAACTTCGTGCTGAAGCGTAATTTCGAAGGCCTGCAGCTGCGCGCCCAGGACGGCATCAGCAGCCGCGGCGACGGCAATGCCTGGTTCGTCAGCGGCACCGCCGGCCGCAACTTCGCCGAGGACCGCGGCAACGTGGCCCTGTCGGTCGAGTACGCCAAGCAGGAAGACATCTACTTCAGCGACCGTCGCCAATTCCGCGAGCGCGGCGGCTTCGTGATCGTCGATTCCGATCCGGCCGGCTCGCCGAACGGTTCGGACGGGATTCCCGACCGCATCTTCGTCTCGGACATCCACAGCCTGCTGCTGTCGGAAGGCGGCACGTTCCAGCCCTCGTGCACGGCCGGCAACCCGCTGACCTGCCGCCCCGACGGCCGCGCCCGCCTGTTCCGCTTCCAGCAGGACGGCACGCTGCGCGAGGCCGACTACGGCCAGGACTTCCGTCCGCTGGCCAACAGCTCGGCCGGCGGCGACGGTTCGACCCTGCGCCGCTACGGTCAGCTCCAGCCCCAGACCGAGCGCCTGGCCGTGAACCTGATCGGCCACTTCGACGTTAACCGCGCCTTCCGTCCCTACGTCGAGGCCAAGTACGTCCGCAACAAGGTCTTCCAGCAGTCCAGCCCCTCGTTCGACCAGCCGCTGCTGCTGAACAGCGGCGACCAGATCAGCCTGGACAACCCCTTCCTCTCGGCCGAGACGCGCGCCTTCATCGCCGCCCGTCTGCCGGCCGGCGCCACCACGTTCCGCCTGAACCGCAACAACCTCGACCTGGGCGTGCGCGAGGAGTCGATCCGTCGTGAAACCTATCGCGCCGTGCTCGGCGCCGAGGGCGACATCGGCGACGCCTGGCGCTACGACGTCTCGGCGACCTACGGCGAGTTCAAGAAGCGCACCCTGTCGCGCAACAACCGCGTCGAGCAGCGCTACGCCTACGCCCTGGACGCGGTCCGCTCGCCGACCGGCCAGATCGTCTGCCGCGTGACGGTCGACCCCACCGCTCGCGTGCCCTACGCGCCCGACCTGGCGTCGTACGTGGCCGGCGACGTCGCCGCCTGCGTGCCGCTGAACCCCTTCGGTGAGGGCGCGCCCAGCGAAGCCGCCAAGGCCTATGTCAACACGACCTCGCGCTCGGACGGCAAGCAGACGCAAGCCGTGTTCAGCGGCTCGATCTCGGGCGACACCAGCCCCTGGTTCAGCCTGCCGGCCGGCCCCATCGGCCTGGCCGCCGGCGCCGAATACCGCCGCGAAACCGCGCGCGAGGAATATGACGAACTGGTCCGCCGCGGCGGCACCTTCCTGAACGCCATCCCGATCTTCGATCCGCCGGCGTTCAGCGTGAAGGAAGCCTTCGCCGAAATCCGCGTGCCGGTCCTGGCCAACCTGCCCTGGGCCGAAGAACTGTCGGTCAACGGCGCGGTGCGCGGCGCGGACTACAGCGGCGCCACCGGCAAGGTCCTGGCCTACAACGCCGGCGTCATCTACGCGCCGATCCGCGACGTTCGCTTCCGGGCCAACTACTCCAAGTCGGTCCGCGCGCCGCTGCTGGCCGAACTGTACTCGGCCCCCAGCCAGAACTTCGCCAGCGTCAGCGACCCCTGCGACGTGGCCAACATCGGTTCGGGCACGGCGACGCGGGCGGCCAACTGCGCCGCCGCCGGCATCCCGGTCGGCTTCATCAACGACGAGGCGCGGGCGGCGACGACCGAGATCACCAGCGCGGGCAACCCCCGGCTGGGCGAAGAGACCGCCAAGTCCTGGACGATCGGGGCTGTTCTGCAGCCGCGCTTCGTCCCGGGCCTGACCGTCTCGGTCGACTACTACGACATCAAGCTGGCCAACGTGATCTCGTCGGTGGCTCCGCAGCAGGTCCTGAACAACTGCTACGACGCCGCCAACCTGGACAACGCCTTCTGCGCCCTGTTCCAGCGTGATCCGACCACGAAGTTCTTCGTGCCGGGCAGCCTGCAGGACACCTCGCTGAACTTCGCCAAGCGTCGCGCGCGGGGCGTCGACAGCGACATCAACTATCGCTTCGACCTGCCGCAAGACAGCGGGACGGTGAACCTGCGTGGCACGGTGACCTACGTGGTCCAGCGCGACAACTATCCGTTCATCGACGACCCGAACCGTCCGGACCAGATCCTGTACGAGCTGGGCGATCCGCGCTGGGCGTTCAACATCTCGGCGCAATGGCGCAAGGATAAGCTGACCGTCGGCTATCAGGGCCGCTACATCGGCAAGATGTCGGTGGACGTGATCGAGAACATCAAGTCGGTCGGCGGCCGCCCGCCGCAGAACGCCGACTTCGCGACGATCAACTACTATCCGGACGTCATGTATCATGACCTGACGGCCGAATACGCGATCAACGGCAACTACACCGTCTATGGCGGCATGGAGAATGTCTTCGATCGCCTGCCGCCGTACCGCCTGACGGGCGCGGGCGAAGGCAGCGGCATCTACGACAACCGCGGCCGGTACATGTACCTGGGCGTGAAGGCCAACTTCTAG
- a CDS encoding NAD(P)H-dependent flavin oxidoreductase, whose protein sequence is MAIKTRFTELFGVEHPIAQGGMQWVGKAELVGAVANAGALGFLTALTQPTPEALAKEIARTREMTDKPFGVNLTILPAMTPPPYAEYRAAIIESGIKVVETAGYKPQEHVDHFKAHGVKVIHKCTAVRHALSAERMGVDAISIDGFECAGHPGEDDIPGLILIPIAADKVKIPMIASGGFGDARGLVAALALGADGVNMGTRFCATVEAPIHENFKRAMVENDERATDLIFRTLHNTARVARNAISQQVVAIERAGGAKFEDVADLVKGARGREGLESGDVDHGVWTAGMVQGLIHDVPTVRELVDRIVSEAEALIRGRLAGMVS, encoded by the coding sequence ATGGCCATCAAGACCCGTTTCACCGAGCTGTTCGGCGTCGAGCACCCGATCGCCCAGGGCGGCATGCAGTGGGTCGGCAAGGCCGAGCTGGTCGGGGCCGTGGCCAACGCCGGGGCGCTGGGCTTCCTGACGGCCCTGACCCAGCCGACGCCGGAGGCTCTCGCGAAAGAGATCGCCCGCACCCGCGAGATGACCGACAAGCCGTTCGGGGTGAACCTGACCATCCTGCCGGCCATGACGCCGCCGCCCTACGCCGAGTATCGCGCCGCGATCATCGAGAGCGGGATCAAGGTCGTCGAGACCGCCGGCTACAAGCCGCAGGAGCACGTCGACCACTTCAAGGCCCACGGCGTGAAGGTGATCCACAAGTGCACCGCCGTCCGCCACGCCCTCTCGGCCGAGCGGATGGGCGTCGACGCGATCAGCATCGACGGCTTCGAGTGCGCCGGCCATCCGGGCGAGGACGACATCCCGGGCCTGATCCTGATCCCGATCGCCGCCGACAAGGTGAAGATCCCGATGATCGCCTCGGGCGGCTTCGGCGACGCACGCGGCCTTGTGGCGGCCCTCGCGCTGGGCGCAGACGGGGTCAACATGGGCACCCGCTTCTGCGCCACGGTCGAAGCGCCGATCCACGAGAACTTCAAGCGGGCCATGGTCGAGAACGACGAGCGCGCCACGGACCTCATCTTCCGCACCCTGCACAACACCGCACGGGTGGCCCGCAACGCCATCAGCCAGCAGGTCGTCGCCATCGAGCGGGCCGGCGGGGCCAAGTTCGAGGACGTCGCCGACCTGGTGAAGGGCGCGCGGGGCCGGGAAGGCCTTGAGAGCGGCGATGTCGACCACGGCGTCTGGACCGCCGGCATGGTCCAGGGCCTGATCCACGACGTGCCGACCGTGCGCGAGCTGGTCGACCGCATCGTCTCCGAGGCCGAGGCGCTGATCCGCGGCCGGCTGGCGGGGATGGTGTCCTAA
- a CDS encoding lysozyme inhibitor LprI family protein, with protein MRFAPILLCLSILAAPVVGQAAEPKYSPAYDRCLASPEGQSTIGMIQCAAAELKVQDARLNRAYQDAMKRLDQPRQRAALKKAQRAWIAYRDADCASVYDPDWGTLARIEANACLLDHTARRADALEMYRRLR; from the coding sequence ATGCGTTTCGCCCCCATCCTGCTGTGTCTTTCCATCCTGGCCGCGCCCGTCGTGGGCCAGGCGGCCGAGCCGAAATATTCGCCGGCCTATGACCGCTGCCTGGCCTCGCCCGAGGGCCAGAGCACGATCGGCATGATCCAGTGCGCGGCCGCCGAGCTGAAGGTCCAGGACGCGCGCCTGAACCGCGCCTACCAGGACGCCATGAAGCGCCTGGACCAGCCGCGCCAGCGCGCCGCGTTGAAGAAGGCCCAGCGGGCCTGGATCGCCTATCGCGACGCCGATTGCGCCAGCGTCTACGACCCGGACTGGGGGACGCTGGCGCGCATCGAGGCCAACGCCTGCTTGCTGGACCACACCGCCCGCCGCGCCGACGCGCTGGAGATGTATCGGCGGCTTCGTTAG
- a CDS encoding acetyl-CoA carboxylase carboxyltransferase subunit alpha, with amino-acid sequence MAAHYLDFERPIADLESKIEELSKLSETAGPGAFDLEIQALRDRAQELRKEAYANLDAWQKTMVARHPQRPHLRDYVAGLIDEFVELRGDRKFADDQAIVGGLGRFRGQPVVVMGHEKGHDTTTRLKHNFGMARPEGYRKAVRLMDMAERFSLPVITFVDTAGAYPGLGAEERGQAEAIARSTERCLTLGVPMVATIVGEGGSGGAIALAGANRVLILEHSIYSVISPEGAASILWRDGARAKDAATNMRITAQDLIKLGIVDRIVDEPAGGAHSNSEVAIQAVGDAVEEELKAMAHMSAEQLRKQRSDRFYAIGRAGLQ; translated from the coding sequence ATGGCCGCCCATTATCTCGATTTCGAGCGCCCGATCGCTGACCTGGAAAGCAAGATCGAAGAGCTGTCCAAGCTCTCCGAGACCGCTGGGCCGGGCGCGTTCGATCTCGAAATCCAGGCCCTGCGCGATCGGGCCCAGGAGCTCCGCAAGGAGGCCTACGCCAACCTCGACGCCTGGCAGAAGACCATGGTCGCGCGGCACCCGCAGCGGCCTCACCTGCGCGATTATGTCGCAGGCCTGATCGACGAGTTCGTCGAGCTGCGCGGCGACCGCAAGTTCGCCGACGACCAGGCCATTGTCGGGGGCCTCGGCCGCTTCCGCGGCCAGCCGGTCGTGGTCATGGGCCACGAGAAGGGCCACGACACCACCACGCGCCTGAAGCACAACTTCGGCATGGCCCGCCCGGAAGGGTATCGTAAGGCCGTCCGGCTGATGGACATGGCCGAGCGCTTCTCGCTGCCGGTCATCACCTTCGTCGACACCGCCGGCGCCTATCCGGGCCTTGGTGCCGAGGAGCGCGGTCAGGCCGAGGCCATCGCGCGCTCGACCGAGCGCTGCCTGACGCTGGGTGTGCCGATGGTCGCCACGATCGTGGGCGAGGGCGGCTCGGGCGGCGCGATCGCCCTGGCGGGCGCCAACCGCGTGCTGATCCTCGAGCATTCGATCTATTCGGTGATTTCGCCGGAAGGCGCGGCCTCGATCCTGTGGCGCGACGGCGCCCGGGCCAAGGACGCGGCGACGAACATGCGCATCACCGCCCAGGACCTGATCAAGCTGGGCATCGTCGACCGCATTGTCGACGAGCCGGCCGGCGGCGCGCACTCGAACTCGGAAGTGGCCATCCAGGCGGTCGGCGACGCCGTCGAGGAAGAGCTGAAGGCCATGGCGCACATGAGCGCCGAGCAGCTTCGCAAGCAGCGCTCCGACCGCTTCTACGCGATCGGCCGCGCGGGCCTGCAGTAG
- a CDS encoding cytochrome P450, with protein sequence MDAQVRDVKVGPGPLVPPVPKVHPRPLGGSPLDDLRIAWEMSRNLIGAWCEEDFDNLVTPYHFMGQPGLVVSDPAGVRQVLASPNFRRPLKLGRPLKPLAGEGLLLSEGETWKRQRKSLAPAFTPAAIGGLLPHFVAAGASLTEGLANQTKANLSEAFHHGTLDAVLRALFSRRADRDGAVLAQIARRYLEGPAHFRLLDFIGRGRDDLTFADGDRRRLGGRWLAEVDALIAQRRAAPAADDRPGDLLDRLLTARDEDGGPLPDQEIRDQCSSMLAAGFETTSRLLFWATYLLARDPETQDRVRAEILAFPVERVNGLDDLKAWPLLRSVLFETLRLYPTAPTFGRQALADETVLGHKVPAGAMVTISPWLIHRHRKLWDAPAVFRPERFLDQPHPWGIEAFLPFGGGPRVCIGAGFALAEAQIILATVLARLEIALADDRPVIPVASITLGPDREPDFLLTPIVQARA encoded by the coding sequence ATGGACGCTCAAGTCCGCGACGTCAAAGTCGGCCCAGGGCCGCTCGTTCCTCCCGTTCCCAAGGTTCACCCCCGTCCGCTGGGCGGCTCCCCCCTCGACGACCTGCGCATCGCGTGGGAAATGAGCCGAAACCTGATCGGGGCCTGGTGCGAAGAGGACTTCGACAACCTCGTCACGCCTTATCATTTCATGGGCCAGCCTGGGCTGGTCGTCAGCGATCCCGCCGGCGTGCGTCAGGTGCTGGCCTCGCCGAACTTCCGCCGCCCGCTCAAGCTGGGCCGGCCGCTGAAGCCTCTGGCCGGCGAGGGCCTGCTGCTCTCCGAGGGCGAGACCTGGAAGCGCCAGCGCAAGAGCCTGGCGCCCGCCTTCACGCCGGCGGCCATCGGCGGCCTGCTGCCCCACTTCGTCGCCGCGGGCGCCAGCCTGACCGAAGGCCTGGCGAACCAGACCAAGGCCAACCTGTCCGAGGCTTTCCACCACGGCACGCTGGACGCGGTGCTGCGCGCCCTCTTCTCGCGCCGCGCCGACCGGGACGGCGCGGTCCTGGCGCAGATCGCCCGGCGCTATCTGGAAGGCCCGGCGCACTTTCGCCTGCTGGACTTCATCGGCCGAGGGCGGGATGACCTGACCTTCGCGGACGGCGACCGGCGGCGGCTGGGCGGCCGCTGGCTGGCCGAGGTCGACGCGCTGATCGCCCAGCGGCGGGCCGCGCCGGCGGCCGATGACCGGCCCGGTGATCTCCTGGACCGCCTGCTGACCGCGCGCGACGAGGACGGCGGCCCCCTGCCCGACCAGGAGATCCGCGACCAGTGCAGCTCGATGCTGGCGGCGGGTTTCGAGACCACCTCGCGCCTGCTGTTCTGGGCGACCTATCTGCTGGCCCGGGATCCCGAGACCCAGGATCGCGTCCGGGCCGAGATCCTGGCCTTCCCGGTCGAGCGCGTGAACGGCCTCGACGACCTCAAGGCCTGGCCGCTGCTACGATCGGTGCTGTTCGAGACCCTGCGCCTGTATCCCACCGCCCCGACCTTCGGCCGCCAGGCCCTGGCCGACGAAACGGTGCTGGGCCACAAGGTCCCGGCTGGAGCCATGGTCACCATCAGTCCGTGGCTGATCCATCGCCACCGCAAGCTTTGGGACGCGCCGGCCGTCTTCCGACCCGAGCGCTTTCTGGACCAGCCGCATCCGTGGGGGATCGAGGCCTTCCTGCCGTTCGGCGGCGGGCCCCGCGTCTGCATCGGCGCCGGCTTCGCCCTGGCCGAGGCCCAGATCATCCTGGCGACCGTGCTGGCGCGCTTGGAGATCGCCCTGGCCGACGACCGCCCGGTGATCCCCGTCGCCTCGATCACCCTGGGTCCCGACCGCGAGCCGGATTTTCTCCTCACGCCGATCGTCCAAGCGCGGGCGTGA
- a CDS encoding OsmC family protein encodes MTEDLRTRPFATATDSGHGGLQTFVTAGPSTIVADIAVAQGGLDLGPDPHELVAAGLAACTSMTLRLYANRKGWTISHMHVEVFSHFDKDQTPHERFERVITIEGDLNDEQLERLFEIADRCPIHQLLTNGARVVTTVGGN; translated from the coding sequence ATGACCGAAGATCTCCGCACCCGCCCGTTCGCCACCGCCACCGACAGCGGCCACGGCGGCTTGCAAACCTTCGTGACGGCGGGACCTTCGACCATCGTCGCCGACATCGCGGTGGCCCAGGGCGGCCTCGACCTGGGCCCCGATCCGCACGAGCTGGTCGCCGCGGGCCTGGCGGCCTGCACCAGCATGACCCTGCGCCTCTACGCCAACCGCAAGGGCTGGACGATCAGCCACATGCACGTCGAGGTCTTCTCGCACTTCGACAAGGACCAGACCCCGCACGAGCGCTTCGAGCGGGTGATCACCATCGAGGGCGACCTGAACGACGAGCAGCTGGAGCGCCTGTTCGAAATCGCCGACCGCTGCCCGATCCACCAGCTGCTGACGAATGGCGCCCGGGTGGTGACAACGGTGGGCGGGAATTAG
- a CDS encoding HpcH/HpaI aldolase/citrate lyase family protein has product MTGMKTPRGFFKPLAIGAPTPYRELPARVERMIHFVPPHLDKVRAKVPEIAPTVDVILANLEDAIPADAKGAALAGLVALSREVDFKALGVGFWTRINCLNSPWHLDEVATIVEKAGDKIDVIMVPKVEGPWDIFYMDQLLASLEAKHGVTRPILLHAILETAEGVMNVEAIAAASPRMQGISLGPADLAASRAMKTTRVGGGHPGYRVIEDPHADGSARVSVQQDLWHYTFAKMVDACAAHGIKPFYGPFGAIDDPVACEQQFRNAFLMGCAGAWSLHPSQIEIAKRVFSPDPAEVAFAKKILEAMPDGTGVAMIDGKMQDDATWKQAKVMVDCAKQIAAKDAEYAGLYGL; this is encoded by the coding sequence GTGACCGGCATGAAGACGCCGCGCGGCTTTTTCAAACCCTTGGCCATCGGCGCGCCGACGCCCTATCGCGAGCTGCCCGCTCGCGTGGAGCGGATGATCCACTTCGTGCCGCCGCACCTGGACAAGGTGCGCGCCAAGGTCCCCGAGATCGCCCCGACGGTCGACGTCATCCTGGCCAATCTGGAGGACGCCATTCCCGCCGACGCGAAGGGCGCGGCGCTGGCCGGATTGGTCGCCCTATCGCGGGAGGTCGACTTCAAGGCGCTGGGCGTCGGCTTCTGGACGCGGATCAACTGCCTGAACTCGCCCTGGCACCTGGATGAGGTCGCCACCATCGTCGAGAAGGCCGGCGACAAGATCGACGTGATCATGGTCCCAAAGGTCGAGGGGCCGTGGGACATCTTCTACATGGACCAACTGCTGGCCTCGCTGGAGGCCAAGCACGGCGTCACCCGGCCGATCCTGCTGCACGCGATCCTGGAGACGGCCGAGGGCGTGATGAACGTCGAGGCGATCGCCGCGGCCAGCCCGCGCATGCAGGGGATCAGCCTGGGCCCCGCCGACCTCGCCGCCAGCCGGGCGATGAAGACGACGCGCGTGGGCGGTGGTCATCCGGGCTATCGGGTGATCGAGGATCCGCACGCCGACGGCTCGGCGCGAGTCTCGGTGCAGCAGGACCTCTGGCACTACACCTTCGCCAAGATGGTCGACGCCTGCGCCGCCCACGGCATCAAGCCGTTCTACGGCCCGTTCGGCGCGATCGACGACCCGGTCGCCTGCGAGCAGCAGTTCCGCAACGCCTTCCTGATGGGTTGCGCCGGCGCCTGGAGCCTGCACCCCAGCCAAATCGAGATCGCCAAGCGGGTCTTCAGCCCCGACCCGGCCGAGGTCGCCTTCGCCAAGAAGATCCTCGAGGCCATGCCCGACGGAACCGGCGTGGCGATGATCGACGGCAAGATGCAGGACGACGCCACCTGGAAGCAGGCCAAGGTGATGGTGGATTGCGCCAAGCAGATCGCGGCGAAGGACGCGGAGTATGCGGGGCTGTACGGGTTGTGA